The Streptomyces sp. NBC_00162 genome window below encodes:
- a CDS encoding CGNR zinc finger domain-containing protein, whose protein sequence is MTAAADPRPLTGEPVALDLLNTRWIGDGEPLDLFAGAAGLTRIEGLAVWLESTGLAGRFRADAPTLVHLLTAREALARAVADPARESARALVDAVLEHGRIRPTLTAEGTGERTEFDDRTWGPAWTAARNYLELLDSAPDRIRKCASETCVLHFHDVSRNGTRRWCSMAACGNRAKASRHYARTRER, encoded by the coding sequence ATGACGGCGGCGGCGGACCCACGACCCCTGACCGGGGAGCCGGTCGCGCTCGACCTGCTGAACACCCGCTGGATCGGCGACGGCGAACCGCTCGACCTCTTCGCGGGAGCCGCCGGGCTGACCCGGATCGAGGGGCTCGCGGTCTGGCTGGAGAGCACCGGCCTGGCCGGCCGCTTCCGCGCGGACGCCCCGACCCTCGTCCACCTGCTGACCGCCCGCGAGGCCCTGGCACGCGCGGTGGCCGACCCGGCCCGCGAGAGCGCGCGGGCCCTGGTCGACGCGGTGCTGGAGCACGGCCGGATCCGGCCCACGCTGACCGCCGAAGGCACGGGCGAGCGGACCGAGTTCGACGACCGGACCTGGGGTCCGGCCTGGACGGCCGCCCGGAACTATCTGGAACTGCTGGACTCCGCGCCCGACCGGATCCGCAAGTGCGCCTCCGAGACCTGCGTCCTGCACTTCCACGACGTCTCGCGCAACGGCACCCGGCGCTGGTGCTCGATGGCCGCCTGCGGAAACCGGGCGAAGGCCTCTCGTCATTACGCGCGCACGCGCGAGCGCTGA
- a CDS encoding pyridoxamine 5'-phosphate oxidase family protein codes for MSTGAYHWGPLAVQERVGVRDLAEHVGRSIGTGIRDVAAAFLGLQPHLVVGAADGAGRMWASLLTGAPGFVRATGPDRITVAGGLPAGDPLAEALATAGTRVGTIALDPRTRRRMRLNGTLEVTGRGFAVRAEQVFANCPKYLQQRQPLDLAAEGAGVVRRGDALTPGQERAVRAADTFFVATTAEADGADASHRGGLPGFVEVSLPGELSWPDYAGNGMFLTLGNLTADPRAGLLFPDWESGALLQLSGRAETEFGADGERRVRFHVESVVESLHPGRLRWSAPEYSPHLGSTTR; via the coding sequence ATGAGCACGGGTGCGTACCACTGGGGTCCGCTGGCCGTGCAGGAACGGGTCGGCGTACGGGACCTGGCCGAGCACGTCGGCCGCTCGATCGGCACCGGCATCCGGGACGTCGCCGCGGCCTTCCTGGGCCTCCAGCCCCACCTGGTCGTCGGCGCCGCCGACGGCGCGGGGCGGATGTGGGCCTCGCTGCTCACCGGGGCGCCCGGATTCGTACGGGCCACCGGGCCGGACCGGATCACGGTCGCCGGCGGACTACCGGCGGGCGACCCGCTCGCCGAGGCGCTGGCCACCGCGGGCACCCGGGTCGGCACCATCGCGCTCGACCCGCGCACCCGGCGCCGGATGAGGCTGAACGGAACCCTCGAGGTGACCGGGCGCGGGTTCGCCGTGCGGGCGGAGCAGGTGTTCGCCAACTGTCCGAAGTACCTGCAGCAGCGGCAGCCGCTGGACCTGGCCGCCGAGGGAGCCGGTGTCGTGCGGCGCGGGGACGCGCTCACCCCCGGCCAGGAGCGGGCCGTCCGCGCCGCCGACACCTTCTTTGTCGCCACCACGGCGGAGGCGGACGGGGCCGACGCCAGCCACCGGGGCGGGCTCCCGGGCTTCGTGGAGGTGTCCTTGCCCGGGGAGCTGAGCTGGCCGGACTACGCGGGCAACGGCATGTTCCTCACCCTGGGGAACCTGACGGCCGATCCGCGGGCCGGACTGCTCTTCCCCGACTGGGAGAGCGGGGCGCTGCTCCAGCTCAGCGGCCGGGCGGAAACCGAGTTCGGGGCCGACGGGGAGCGGCGTGTCCGCTTCCACGTGGAGTCGGTGGTGGAGAGTCTGCATCCGGGGCGGCTGCGGTGGAGCGCCCCGGAGTACTCGCCTCACCTGGGGAGCACCACCAGATAG
- the pepN gene encoding aminopeptidase N has product MPGENLSRDEARERAELLSVDGYEVVLDVRSAVDEAEPAEGPRTFRSVTTIRFRAAASATDTFADLIAPSVNSVTLNGRALDVAAVFDGARIALAGLAAENVLVVDANCAYSRTGEGLHRFVDPEDGEVYLYTQYEPADARRVYANFEQPDLKAPYRFEVSAPEGWQVWSNGAEESREGGVWRFAETAPISTYITCVVAGPYHYVTDSYTRGDLTIPLGAMCRKGLAKHFDADDVFLVTKQGFDLFHEIFDYPYPFGKYDQAFVPEYNLGAMENPGMVTFREEYIFRGKVTQASYERRANVILHEMAHMWFGDLVTMKWWDDLWLKESFADFMGSFGLVEATRFDQAWVTFANSRKAWAYRADQLPSTHPITADIRDLEDAKLNFDGITYAKGAAVLKQLVAYVGRDAFLEGARRYFKANAYGNTTLDDLLSVLAEVSGRDMAEWSRAWLQTAGVNVLTPVVTYDAGGRVTELAVLQEGEELRPHRVAVGLYRLESDGTLVRYARAGTDVSGARTVVTELAGRERPDLVLVNDEDLTYCKIRFDEGSLATLRAHLGDLTDPLARALSWSALWNLTRDGLMPARDFISLVLAHAGRETDVGVLQMLHAQALTAITHYAAPDWREQGGRDLAAGALHELRLAEPGSEHQLTWARFFAASAATEGDFQLLLGLLEGSARVDGLDVDQELRWDFLLPLAAHGAVDEGVLSAELARDDTASGKRHQVRCLAARPSAAVKDQAWAAVVESDALSNALVEATIAGMQQPSQRGLLAACSERYFEVIERVWADRSIQIGMDVVKGLYPSLQDSESTVSATDAWLSAHVDAAPALRRLVLESRDDLARALRAQRCDAAAGN; this is encoded by the coding sequence GTGCCCGGAGAGAATCTGTCCCGCGACGAGGCCCGCGAGAGGGCCGAACTGCTGTCCGTCGACGGGTACGAGGTGGTCCTCGACGTCAGGTCCGCGGTGGACGAGGCCGAACCGGCCGAGGGCCCCCGGACCTTCCGCTCGGTGACGACGATCCGCTTCCGGGCCGCAGCCTCCGCCACCGACACCTTCGCGGACCTGATCGCCCCCTCCGTGAACTCCGTGACCCTCAACGGGCGCGCGCTGGACGTGGCCGCCGTCTTCGACGGGGCACGGATCGCCCTGGCCGGCCTGGCCGCCGAGAACGTCCTGGTGGTGGACGCGAACTGCGCCTACAGCCGCACCGGCGAGGGCCTGCACCGCTTCGTGGACCCGGAGGACGGCGAGGTCTACCTCTACACCCAGTACGAGCCGGCGGACGCCCGGCGGGTGTACGCGAACTTCGAGCAGCCGGACCTGAAGGCGCCCTACCGCTTCGAGGTGTCCGCGCCCGAGGGCTGGCAGGTGTGGAGCAACGGCGCGGAGGAGTCGCGGGAGGGCGGCGTCTGGCGGTTCGCCGAGACCGCGCCGATCTCGACGTACATCACCTGTGTGGTGGCGGGCCCCTACCACTACGTGACGGACTCCTACACGCGCGGGGACCTGACGATCCCGCTCGGCGCGATGTGCCGCAAGGGGCTCGCGAAGCACTTCGACGCGGACGACGTCTTCCTGGTCACCAAGCAGGGCTTCGACCTCTTCCACGAGATCTTCGACTACCCGTACCCCTTCGGGAAGTACGACCAGGCCTTCGTGCCGGAGTACAACCTGGGCGCCATGGAGAACCCGGGGATGGTGACCTTCCGGGAGGAGTACATCTTCCGCGGCAAGGTCACGCAGGCCTCGTACGAGCGGCGCGCGAACGTGATCCTCCACGAGATGGCGCACATGTGGTTCGGCGACCTGGTCACCATGAAGTGGTGGGACGACCTGTGGCTGAAGGAGTCCTTCGCGGACTTCATGGGCTCCTTCGGGCTGGTCGAGGCCACCCGCTTCGACCAGGCGTGGGTCACCTTCGCCAACAGCCGCAAGGCGTGGGCCTACCGCGCCGACCAGCTGCCGTCCACGCACCCGATCACGGCCGACATCCGTGACCTGGAGGACGCGAAGCTGAACTTCGACGGGATCACCTACGCCAAGGGCGCGGCGGTGCTCAAGCAGCTGGTCGCCTACGTGGGGCGGGACGCGTTCCTGGAGGGCGCGCGGCGCTACTTCAAGGCGAACGCGTACGGGAACACCACGCTGGACGACCTGCTGTCGGTGCTGGCGGAGGTCTCCGGGCGGGACATGGCCGAGTGGTCGCGGGCCTGGCTGCAGACGGCGGGGGTGAACGTGCTGACGCCGGTGGTGACCTACGACGCGGGCGGGCGGGTGACCGAGCTGGCGGTGCTGCAGGAGGGCGAGGAGCTGCGGCCGCACCGGGTCGCGGTCGGCCTGTACCGGCTGGAGTCCGACGGCACCCTGGTCCGCTACGCGCGGGCCGGGACGGACGTGTCGGGCGCGCGGACCGTGGTCACGGAGCTGGCGGGCCGGGAGCGGCCGGACCTGGTCCTGGTCAACGACGAGGACCTCACCTACTGCAAGATCCGCTTCGACGAGGGCTCGCTGGCCACGCTGCGGGCGCACCTGGGCGACCTGACGGACCCGCTCGCGCGGGCGCTGAGCTGGTCGGCGCTGTGGAACCTGACGCGGGACGGGCTGATGCCCGCGCGTGACTTCATCTCGCTGGTACTGGCGCACGCGGGGCGGGAGACGGACGTCGGCGTGCTGCAGATGCTGCACGCGCAGGCGCTGACCGCGATCACCCACTACGCGGCGCCGGACTGGCGCGAGCAGGGCGGCCGGGACCTGGCGGCGGGTGCGCTGCACGAACTGCGGCTGGCGGAGCCGGGGTCCGAGCACCAGCTGACCTGGGCCCGCTTCTTCGCGGCGAGCGCGGCGACGGAAGGCGACTTCCAGCTGCTGCTGGGACTGCTGGAGGGGTCCGCCCGGGTCGACGGACTGGACGTGGACCAGGAGCTGCGCTGGGACTTCCTGCTGCCGCTGGCCGCGCACGGGGCCGTGGACGAGGGCGTGCTCAGCGCCGAACTGGCGCGGGACGACACGGCGTCAGGCAAGCGGCACCAGGTGCGGTGCCTGGCGGCGCGGCCGTCGGCGGCGGTGAAGGACCAGGCGTGGGCGGCGGTGGTCGAGTCGGACGCCCTGTCGAACGCGTTGGTGGAGGCGACGATCGCCGGTATGCAGCAGCCTTCGCAGCGGGGCCTGCTGGCGGCCTGCTCGGAGCGCTACTTCGAGGTGATCGAGCGGGTGTGGGCGGACCGGTCGATCCAGATCGGCATGGATGTGGTGAAGGGGCTGTACCCGTCGCTCCAGGACTCGGAGTCCACCGTCTCGGCGACGGACGCCTGGCTCTCCGCCCATGTGGATGCGGCTCCGGCACTGCGCCGCCTGGTGCTCGAGTCCCGCGACGACCTGGCCCGGGCCCTGCGCGCGCAGCGCTGCGACGCGGCGGCGGGCAACTAG
- a CDS encoding M28 family metallopeptidase, protein MGAIRHRRRSIPALAALAAAVAAAPVLLAATPAQAHPREGRLAKELVEEVTARGAYRHLAKFQQIADANGGNRATGTPGHAASAAYVHDTLKKAGYQVSYQDFDIYQAHTKTEKTTVLGTEGRELATAAFTFTPSTPAGGLSAPLALARVDETPGCTADDYPAGAFTGKIALVKRGACTFVEKQKAAAAAGALGVIVYNHSGTTPVRGGFSSPAEGVIPSAGITLADGEALTAAAGQGEVRVRLDLDQEHVKKTTRNVIAETRGGRADRVVTVGAHLDSVAEGPGINDNGSGSAGLLEVALRLADEGANNKGKGKQPANKVRFAWWSAEELGLLGSEHYVAQLSEKQKKDIALYLNFDMIASPNPAQFVYDGDDSDKTGAGAGPAGSAQIEALINGFLDKKGKPHEGSDFDGRSDYGPFIANGIPAGGTFTGAEGIKTAEQAARYGGTAGAPYDPNYHGAGDDLKNLDLRVFDTNLDVIAHAVGTYAQDLSSLKG, encoded by the coding sequence GTGGGCGCCATCCGCCACCGCCGCCGGTCCATACCGGCCCTCGCCGCACTCGCGGCCGCCGTCGCCGCCGCACCCGTCCTGCTCGCCGCCACTCCGGCGCAGGCCCACCCGCGCGAGGGCAGGCTCGCCAAGGAACTGGTGGAGGAGGTCACCGCCCGCGGCGCCTACCGCCACCTGGCGAAGTTCCAGCAGATCGCCGACGCCAACGGCGGCAACCGCGCCACCGGCACGCCCGGCCACGCGGCCTCCGCCGCGTATGTGCACGACACCCTGAAGAAGGCCGGGTACCAGGTCTCGTACCAGGACTTCGACATCTACCAGGCGCACACGAAGACGGAGAAGACCACGGTGCTGGGTACGGAGGGCCGCGAGCTGGCCACCGCCGCCTTCACCTTCACCCCGTCCACCCCCGCGGGCGGCCTGAGCGCGCCGCTCGCCCTCGCACGGGTCGACGAGACCCCCGGCTGCACCGCGGACGACTACCCGGCCGGGGCCTTCACGGGCAAGATCGCCCTGGTCAAGCGCGGGGCCTGCACCTTCGTGGAGAAGCAGAAGGCCGCCGCGGCAGCCGGTGCGCTCGGCGTCATCGTCTACAACCACAGCGGCACCACGCCGGTGCGCGGCGGGTTCTCCTCGCCCGCCGAGGGGGTCATCCCGAGCGCGGGCATCACGCTCGCCGACGGCGAGGCGCTGACCGCGGCCGCCGGCCAGGGCGAGGTGCGGGTGCGCCTGGACCTGGACCAGGAGCACGTGAAGAAGACCACCCGCAACGTGATCGCCGAGACCCGCGGGGGCCGCGCAGACCGCGTCGTCACGGTCGGCGCCCACCTGGACTCGGTCGCCGAGGGCCCGGGCATCAACGACAACGGCTCCGGCTCGGCCGGTCTGCTGGAGGTCGCCCTCCGGCTGGCCGACGAGGGCGCCAACAACAAGGGCAAGGGCAAGCAGCCCGCCAACAAGGTCCGCTTCGCCTGGTGGTCGGCGGAGGAACTGGGCCTGCTCGGCTCGGAGCACTACGTGGCGCAGCTGTCCGAGAAGCAGAAGAAGGACATCGCGCTCTACCTCAACTTCGACATGATCGCCTCGCCGAACCCGGCGCAGTTCGTCTACGACGGCGATGACTCGGACAAGACCGGAGCGGGCGCGGGCCCGGCCGGCTCGGCGCAGATCGAGGCGCTGATCAACGGCTTCCTCGACAAGAAGGGCAAGCCGCACGAGGGCAGCGACTTCGACGGCCGTTCCGACTACGGCCCGTTCATCGCGAACGGGATCCCGGCGGGCGGCACCTTCACCGGCGCCGAGGGCATCAAGACCGCCGAGCAGGCCGCGCGGTACGGCGGCACGGCCGGGGCCCCGTACGACCCGAACTACCACGGGGCGGGCGACGACCTGAAGAACCTGGACCTCAGGGTCTTCGACACCAACCTGGACGTCATCGCCCACGCGGTGGGCACGTACGCCCAGGACCTGAGCTCGCTGAAGGGCTGA
- a CDS encoding DsbA family protein produces the protein MTDTQVREKTPVDFWFDPLCPWAWMTSRWMLEVEKVRDVEVRWHVMSLAVLNENKLDELPERYRELLGPKGWAPVRVVVAAQQKFGDEITGKLYTELGTRIHNEDKGATREVIAEALAALELPAELLAYADSDEYDEVLRASHNDGIDRVGQEVGTPVISVPGADGEDVAFFGPVVTPAPRGEAAARLWDGTLLVASTPGFYEIKRTRTKGPSFE, from the coding sequence ATGACCGACACCCAGGTGCGCGAGAAGACTCCGGTCGACTTCTGGTTCGACCCGCTCTGCCCCTGGGCCTGGATGACGTCCCGCTGGATGCTGGAGGTCGAGAAGGTCCGCGACGTCGAGGTCCGCTGGCACGTGATGAGCCTGGCCGTGCTGAACGAGAACAAGCTCGACGAGCTGCCCGAGCGCTATCGCGAGCTGCTCGGCCCCAAGGGCTGGGCGCCGGTGCGCGTAGTCGTCGCGGCCCAGCAGAAGTTCGGTGACGAGATCACCGGCAAGCTCTACACCGAGCTCGGCACCCGCATCCACAACGAGGACAAGGGCGCGACCCGCGAAGTGATCGCCGAGGCGCTCGCCGCGCTCGAGCTGCCGGCCGAGCTGCTCGCGTACGCCGACTCCGACGAGTACGACGAGGTGCTGCGCGCCTCCCACAACGACGGCATCGACCGGGTCGGCCAGGAGGTCGGCACCCCGGTGATCTCGGTGCCCGGCGCCGACGGCGAGGACGTGGCGTTCTTCGGCCCGGTCGTCACCCCGGCCCCGCGCGGCGAGGCCGCGGCCCGCCTGTGGGACGGCACCCTGCTCGTCGCCTCCACCCCCGGCTTCTACGAGATCAAGCGCACCCGCACCAAGGGCCCGTCCTTCGAGTAG
- a CDS encoding S8 family serine peptidase — translation MTLESPSSIPGARRRAARVAAAAGLVAALAATGSVPVFAATGTDNPGAKAAVKSADQKLGSADAELLQAAKTKGDATVTVMVATAPGETKQVADQLDAVQGASVGRTYDKLGYVRATLPTGKAEAALKAAAKLSSVHGIDLRHEIQLPDPRPDAHSESGAAKKTAAETYAAPDKNTPAKNPYNPSFETGAVDFVAKNPQADGRGVTIGIMDSGVDLGHPALQKTTTGERKIVDWVTATDPITDGDATWRAQITPVTAAGGSFTAGGASWKAPEGSFQWSRFSESITANGDAKGDVNRDGDTTDRFGMLYDVAAGTVRVDTDQDNDFTNNEPMKPYKDGYQIGYFGTDNPATDVAERIPFVIEIRKDVPMDPLGGDWVGKKADFVNIGIIESEHGTHVAGITAANSLFGGKMNGEAPGAKLVSSRACSWSGGCTNIALTEGMIDLVVNRGVDIVNMSIGGLPALNDGNNARSELYKNLIDTYGVQLVISAGNEGPGVNTIGDPGLADKVISVGAAVSKETWAANYGSGVAKKYNMFPFSSRGPREDGGFTPTITAPGASINTIQTWLPGAPVKEAGYNLPAGYGMLQGTSMSSPQAAGASALLISAAKQQNIKLTPAGLRVALTSTAKKIDDVPAHAQGSGLINVVDAWESIQRDAKANEFTVQAPVDTAIDQFLKTPGSGTGLYDREGGLKVGQKKVYNVVVTRTTGVKYGTRHNLSWRNNDGTFKVIGGYDYVTLPLNKPVTIKVEANAKSGGVHSGILQLDDETTEGIDKQILTTVVAATPLAKPSFTLSDTSSVQRNSHKSYFVTVPAGAKTLEVALGGLAAGSQTRFISIHPYGVGVEDSATTQCYPNYDNPANTCRPDLRSYADPQPGVWEIEVESRRTSPLLDNPFKLDVSVLGAAFDPAVKVLPEVKQGTPAPVQWSVKNDAAAISGGKLQGGPLGSAKVAKPTIAAGETQTTEVTIGEGVSRLDIAIGKVSDTAADLDLDVFKDGVKVGSSADGDSEEAVSLVNPAAGTYTIQVFGYAIPSGSTAYDYRDVYFSTALGSVQVDETTAVNLANGATAQVSANVLVSSAAPEGRQFFGQVRLLNARGTAAGTGSVQIEKVLP, via the coding sequence ATGACCCTCGAATCCCCCAGCTCCATACCCGGGGCCAGACGGCGCGCCGCGCGCGTCGCGGCAGCGGCCGGCCTGGTCGCCGCGCTCGCGGCCACCGGCTCCGTACCCGTCTTCGCGGCCACCGGCACCGACAACCCGGGTGCCAAGGCGGCCGTGAAGTCCGCCGACCAGAAGCTCGGTTCGGCCGACGCAGAGCTGCTCCAGGCGGCCAAGACCAAGGGTGACGCGACCGTCACCGTCATGGTCGCGACCGCCCCCGGCGAGACCAAGCAGGTGGCCGACCAGCTCGACGCCGTCCAGGGCGCCTCGGTGGGCCGGACGTACGACAAGCTCGGCTACGTCCGCGCCACCCTGCCCACCGGCAAGGCGGAGGCCGCGCTGAAGGCGGCCGCCAAGCTGTCCTCGGTGCACGGCATCGACCTGCGGCACGAGATCCAGCTGCCGGACCCGCGCCCCGACGCCCACAGCGAATCGGGTGCGGCCAAGAAGACCGCGGCCGAGACGTACGCGGCGCCGGACAAGAACACCCCGGCGAAGAACCCGTACAACCCGTCCTTCGAGACCGGCGCGGTGGACTTCGTCGCGAAGAACCCGCAGGCCGACGGCCGTGGCGTGACCATCGGCATCATGGACTCGGGCGTCGACCTCGGCCACCCGGCCCTGCAGAAGACCACCACCGGCGAGCGCAAGATCGTCGACTGGGTGACGGCGACCGACCCGATCACCGACGGCGACGCCACCTGGCGCGCCCAGATCACCCCGGTCACCGCCGCCGGCGGCAGCTTCACCGCGGGCGGGGCGAGCTGGAAGGCCCCCGAGGGCAGCTTCCAGTGGAGCCGTTTCAGCGAGTCGATCACCGCCAACGGTGACGCGAAGGGCGACGTCAACCGCGACGGGGACACCACCGACCGGTTCGGCATGCTCTACGACGTCGCCGCCGGCACCGTCCGCGTCGACACCGACCAGGACAACGACTTCACGAACAACGAGCCGATGAAGCCGTACAAGGACGGCTACCAGATCGGCTACTTCGGCACGGACAACCCGGCGACCGACGTCGCCGAGCGCATCCCGTTCGTGATCGAGATCCGCAAGGACGTCCCGATGGACCCGCTGGGTGGTGACTGGGTCGGCAAGAAGGCCGACTTCGTCAACATCGGCATCATCGAGTCCGAGCACGGCACGCACGTCGCCGGCATCACCGCCGCCAACAGCCTCTTCGGCGGCAAGATGAACGGCGAGGCGCCCGGCGCGAAGCTCGTCTCCTCGCGCGCCTGCTCCTGGTCCGGCGGCTGCACCAACATCGCGCTGACCGAGGGCATGATCGACCTCGTCGTGAACCGCGGCGTCGACATCGTCAACATGTCGATCGGTGGCCTCCCGGCGCTGAACGACGGCAACAACGCGCGTTCCGAGCTCTACAAGAACCTCATCGACACCTACGGTGTCCAGCTCGTCATCTCGGCGGGCAACGAAGGTCCCGGCGTCAACACCATCGGCGACCCCGGTCTCGCGGACAAGGTCATCTCCGTGGGTGCCGCGGTCTCCAAGGAGACCTGGGCCGCCAACTACGGCTCCGGCGTGGCCAAGAAGTACAACATGTTCCCCTTCTCCTCGCGCGGTCCGCGTGAGGACGGCGGGTTCACGCCGACCATCACCGCCCCCGGCGCATCCATCAACACCATCCAGACCTGGCTGCCCGGCGCCCCGGTGAAGGAGGCCGGCTACAACCTCCCGGCCGGTTACGGCATGCTCCAGGGCACCTCGATGTCCTCGCCGCAGGCGGCGGGCGCCAGCGCCCTGCTGATCTCGGCCGCCAAGCAGCAGAACATCAAGCTGACCCCGGCGGGCCTGCGCGTGGCGCTCACCAGCACCGCGAAGAAGATCGACGACGTCCCGGCGCACGCCCAGGGCTCCGGCCTGATCAACGTCGTCGACGCGTGGGAGTCCATCCAGCGCGACGCGAAGGCCAACGAGTTCACCGTCCAGGCGCCGGTCGACACCGCGATCGACCAGTTCCTGAAGACCCCGGGCTCCGGCACCGGCCTCTACGACCGCGAGGGCGGCCTCAAGGTCGGCCAGAAGAAGGTCTACAACGTCGTCGTCACCCGCACCACGGGCGTCAAGTACGGCACCCGGCACAACCTGAGCTGGCGCAACAACGACGGCACCTTCAAGGTCATCGGCGGCTACGACTACGTCACCCTGCCGCTGAACAAGCCCGTCACCATCAAGGTCGAGGCCAACGCCAAGTCGGGCGGCGTCCACAGCGGCATCCTGCAGCTGGACGACGAGACCACCGAGGGCATCGACAAGCAGATCCTGACCACGGTCGTCGCCGCCACCCCGCTGGCGAAGCCGTCGTTCACGCTGTCGGACACCTCCTCCGTGCAGCGCAACAGCCACAAGTCGTACTTCGTGACCGTCCCGGCGGGCGCCAAGACCCTCGAGGTCGCCCTCGGCGGTCTCGCGGCGGGCAGCCAGACGCGCTTCATCTCGATCCACCCGTACGGTGTGGGCGTCGAGGACAGCGCCACGACCCAGTGCTACCCGAACTACGACAACCCGGCGAACACCTGCCGCCCCGACCTGCGCTCGTACGCCGACCCGCAGCCGGGCGTCTGGGAGATCGAGGTCGAGTCGCGCCGTACGTCGCCGCTGCTCGACAACCCGTTCAAGCTGGACGTCTCCGTGCTCGGCGCGGCCTTCGACCCCGCGGTCAAGGTCCTGCCCGAGGTGAAGCAGGGCACCCCCGCCCCGGTCCAGTGGTCCGTCAAGAACGACGCCGCGGCCATCTCCGGCGGCAAGCTCCAGGGCGGCCCGCTCGGCTCCGCGAAGGTCGCCAAGCCGACCATCGCCGCCGGTGAGACCCAGACCACCGAGGTCACGATCGGCGAGGGCGTCTCCCGCCTCGACATCGCGATCGGCAAGGTGTCCGACACCGCCGCCGACCTCGACCTGGACGTCTTCAAGGACGGCGTCAAGGTCGGCTCCTCCGCCGACGGCGACTCCGAGGAGGCCGTGAGCCTGGTCAACCCGGCCGCGGGCACCTACACCATCCAGGTGTTCGGCTACGCGATCCCGTCCGGCTCCACCGCGTACGACTACCGCGACGTGTACTTCTCGACCGCCCTGGGCTCCGTCCAGGTCGACGAGACCACCGCGGTGAACCTCGCCAACGGCGCCACCGCGCAGGTCTCGGCGAACGTCCTGGTCAGCAGCGCGGCCCCCGAGGGCCGTCAGTTCTTCGGCCAGGTCCGGCTGCTCAACGCCCGCGGTACCGCCGCCGGCACCGGCAGTGTGCAGATCGAGAAGGTCCTCCCGTAA
- a CDS encoding VOC family protein, translating to MTTVISKLRTGHVGLNVTDLDRSLAFYRDALGFQVLGEGKEEGRRFAFLGQDGELVLTLWQQADGAFAPASAGLHHLALSAGAIEEVRAYEERLRSLGVEFAYEGVVAHGEGAASGGIFFHDPDGTRLEISVPTGAEGASAPTAGAPTCGFF from the coding sequence ATGACGACCGTCATCAGCAAGCTCCGCACGGGCCACGTGGGCCTGAACGTCACCGATCTGGACCGGTCGCTCGCCTTCTACCGGGACGCCCTCGGATTCCAGGTGCTGGGCGAGGGCAAGGAGGAAGGGCGCCGCTTCGCATTCCTCGGCCAGGACGGCGAGCTGGTCCTCACCCTGTGGCAGCAGGCCGACGGCGCCTTCGCCCCGGCCTCGGCCGGACTGCACCACCTGGCGCTCTCGGCCGGCGCCATCGAGGAGGTACGGGCGTACGAGGAGCGGCTGCGGTCGCTGGGCGTGGAGTTCGCGTACGAGGGAGTCGTCGCCCACGGCGAGGGCGCGGCCTCCGGCGGCATCTTCTTCCACGACCCCGACGGCACCCGCCTGGAAATCTCCGTACCGACCGGCGCAGAGGGTGCTTCCGCCCCCACCGCGGGGGCGCCGACCTGCGGATTCTTCTAA
- a CDS encoding superoxide dismutase: MAIYTLPELPYDYAALEPVINPQIIELHHDKHHAAYVAGANTTLEQLEEARDKENWGALNGLEKNLAFHLSGHILHSIYWHNMASPKTGEGGGVPDEKDGLGELPAAITESFGSFAAFRKQLTFASSATQGSGWGVLAYEPVSGRLIVEQIYDHQGNVGQASVPILVFDAWEHAFYLQYKNQKVDFIEAMWNVVNWQDVAKRYSDAKANTPLLIPANRG, encoded by the coding sequence ATGGCCATCTACACGCTTCCTGAGCTTCCTTACGACTACGCGGCGCTGGAGCCGGTGATCAACCCGCAGATCATCGAGCTGCACCACGACAAGCACCACGCGGCCTACGTCGCGGGCGCCAACACCACGCTGGAACAGCTGGAGGAGGCGCGCGACAAGGAGAACTGGGGCGCACTGAACGGCCTGGAGAAGAACCTCGCGTTCCACCTCTCCGGCCACATCCTGCACAGCATCTACTGGCACAACATGGCCAGCCCGAAGACCGGTGAGGGCGGCGGCGTCCCGGACGAGAAGGACGGCCTGGGCGAGCTCCCGGCCGCGATCACCGAGTCCTTCGGCTCCTTCGCCGCCTTCAGGAAGCAGCTGACCTTCGCGTCCTCCGCGACCCAGGGCTCCGGCTGGGGCGTGCTCGCGTACGAGCCCGTCAGCGGCCGCCTGATCGTCGAGCAGATCTACGACCACCAGGGCAACGTGGGCCAGGCCTCCGTGCCGATCCTGGTCTTCGACGCCTGGGAGCACGCCTTCTACCTGCAGTACAAGAACCAGAAGGTGGACTTCATCGAGGCGATGTGGAACGTCGTCAACTGGCAGGACGTCGCGAAGCGCTACTCCGACGCCAAGGCGAACACCCCGCTGCTGATCCCCGCGAACAGGGGCTGA